The window GATATTATGCATGTCAGGTTGGCATATATGTAGCAGTTGTCAGAAGGCTGCCCATTATTGGTGCTATACTTGTACATATTCTCTGTGCAAAGGATGTACTAAAGGCGCGGACTATCAATGTGTACGAGCAAATAAAGGATTTTGCGGAACATGTATGAGAACTATAATGCTAATTGAGAATatgcaagaaaacaaggaaGGGGTATGCTTGAAcacgtatttatttatttacagaCATTTTTTCCTATGGATTGAAGATTCTCAGCTTTGTTGAATTTTGGAGAGGGATTGGATTGATTTAAGAACAGAAGAGAACTCTTTCATATTGAGAATCGtattaggtttttattttatttatttctttaattGTACTTTGTGCCCGCATTAGTGCATTATTTGCTGCTGTAATTAAAGTGGCATTCCATCACGTTCTACCCTTTTGgaggtttatttattttgtttctttccatCTGGCGGTGCAATTTTATCCTTTTCCTTTCTCATTGAAATTTTCTGCAGGCTCAAGTTGATTTTGATGACAAAAGCAGCTGGGAGTATCTCTTCAAGGTTTACTGGATTCTTTTGAAAGGGAAACTGTCGTTAACTTTGGACGAGCTTATTAAAGCTAAAAATCCATCAAATGAAGCTGCTGTTATGGTTTGTAAGAGGGATTCTTCAGTTGAACTTTACGATGGTAATAAAACAAATTCAGGTGCTGTCAACTGTTGTGCAGATTTGGAAGCTATACACTCCAACAGAAGTAATAAAAAGCCTAGAACTTCTGACAAGGACTTGAGTGCTGAAAAATCACTTGGTGAAAAAGGGATGCCTCTCCCTGAAGACACAGTTTGGGCATCGAAGGAGCTCTTGGAGTTTGTTGCTCATATGAGAAATGGTGATATATCTGTGCTATCTCAGTTTGAGGTCCAGGCGCTTTTGCTTGAGTACATAAAGAAAAACAATCTTCGTGATCCTTGCCAGAAATGCCAAATTATTTGTGATTCGAGGCTCATAAGGCTGTTTGGGAAAGAATGTGTGGGTCACCTTGAAATGTTAAAGCTTCTTGAATTTCACTTCCCTGTAAAGGAAAGTTCCAAGGCAGATAATATTAGTAGTGCTGGAATTGTTAATACTATTGCCAGCCAAATGGAGATTGATGGGAACTATGATCATCAAACCATGATGGGTAATGATAAGAAGCGTAAAACACACAAAAGGGTAGATGAGAGAGGACCACTGACCAATCCAGATGCATTTGCAGCGATTGATGTTCACAACATTAATCTGATTTACTTGCGTCGTAACTCGATGGAGAATTTTTTTGAAGACATTGATAAATTGCACAAGAAGGTGGTTGGTTCAATTGTGCGAATAAGAATTCCTAGTGGTGATCAAAAGCAAGATATTTATAGGCTTGTCCAAGTCGTAGGTATTAGTAACACAACCACTGCTCCAacttatttattatattttcacAATAAGTCATGCAATATTTGTATTGATGACATCATTGTCTGCAGGTACCAGCAAGGTTGCTGAACCTTATAAAGTTGGCACAAGAACAACTCATGTTAAACTTGAGATCTTGAACTTAAACAAGAAAGAGGTTATATCAATTGACGAGATCTCTAATCAGGAGTTCTCCCAGGTCAGTGAACTTATTGCCTGCTCTCCTCCCAGGGACCAGGGTTCCTTGATATAACTTATCTACGCATGGtaggattttcttttttcaataattCTTTTGGAACTGAAGGTTAAAAATACGTGTGAATTAGTATATATATCAATAATGAAAGTTCTTGGAGcccaattatttatttttgcccTCCTTTTTTCAGTTATGTGAACTATAGCATGAAAGGATGCTGGGGGAACGTTTACCCGCACCATTAATGACTGACCTGAAACCCATATGCACACTATTTTCAATCCTTTCTTAACATGGAAAATAATGATATAACCAAAAAATACATTGATTAAGGCATGCTAGTGTTTAcatacaagttttttttttggtcacaAGACAGTCTATTGCGGTGTGTTGATCATGTTCAGATACTTATTCCCTTTCATCCCCTCTTATTCAATTCAGAtattttacttattttcacAGGATGAATGCAAACGATTACGTCAAAGTATAAGGTGTGGGCTCAGCAAACAGTTGACTGTGGTAGGTTTGCATGTTATGTTCTGTTGTATGTCATGTGCAAGATAATTGCAACTCTTTTTACAAAGGAAATTTGTGCTGGGTGTAGGGTGAGATTCAGGAGAAAGCAATGGCACTTCATGCAATTAGAGTAAATGATGTAAGTTTCGTTACTTTTAATGCTGAGGCAAGAAGAGAATACATATGTGTTTTTATGGAAGGATTTTAGATgaattttcttttccctttttagtTAATAATTATACTGCCCCATTTAAGTATATTCATTGGCTTTTATTGTTTCTTCTAAATAAATCAAGTGCTACGTCTGATATTGCTTTTTGGTTGCCAATGGTCTTGCTCTATGATCTAGTGTCTGGATGCAGAGGTATTACGGATTAGTCACCTTCGCGATCGAGCAAGTGAAAAAGGACGCAGAAAAGAATATCCTTTTTTGTTGATTGTTCAATGCTTTTAGTTTCTATGTAGACATTTCTTGCACTTTGTTGTGGTTGTTCCAGTTTCACTCTCTGTTTACTTGTTGATTACTTGTAGCACATTACTTAGTATGAGAGGCCATTTCATGGGTACCTGTGTACTCTATTCTTCGTACTGTCTTGTGGCTGAGGTATTTTGGTCTAAGAACATCAAGTTTTCCTTGACCATAGTGTACGCTTAAGCAATGCGTGGAGAAACTACAGCTTCTGAACTCGCCAGAGGAACGTCAGCGCAGACTCAGTGAAATTCCTGAAGTACGACCTGATCCTACTATGGATCCAAGTTGCGAATCTGAAGACAGTGCTGGAGCATTCGATAAGAAACAAGGTCCCTTACATTGATTTAATAGACATGGAATAACATCTTGTCCGTTTCTAGTTTTCAAGGTTTCTTTTGGaaatgttaatttggttttaattgcGCTGATGTGTATGCAGATGCTAAAGTAAGACCAAGAAGATCTGGTAGAAGGGGAAGGGAACCTTTCTCGCAACCAAGGGAAGGTGATACTTCAAGCAATTCAAGAAGCAAGGGACGGAAAAATTCGGGTAGAGAAACATTTGGAATTAATGGACGCAATACAACAAGGAGCCAGGTCAATCTCACTGGTTTGGTGTCTTTTGATGGGAATAATCAATCAGCAGTTGAATCTAATACACTTTCTGAGGTTGCATCAGAAAATTCATCATTGCCCTTGTCTATAGTGACGAATGCAAACCTATGTGTTGATGATTTTGAGGCAGACATAATATGGCACTACCAGGACCCCACTGGAAAAGTTCAAGGACCATTTGCACTGATGCAGTTGCGTAAATGGAGTACAGCTGGGCACTTCCCTCTTGATCATAGAATATGGAAGATAAATGAGAATCCAGGTGACTCCATCCTTTTGGCTGATGCATTGAATGGACAGTATAAAGAACCATTATTGCCGCATGACAGCCCGTTACTTTCTCAGGGATTTACAGTTGCCTTGGATGATAGAAACAATGGTCAGGATGATGGAAGGAACAAGAGTGTGAACCCAGCTGCAGTGGATGATAAACAGGTTGAAGAGAGCTGGAACACGAAGCAGGATGGCCAAAGTTTGCATAATAGTGGCAGTAGTGAACTTGTAAGGACCACTGCACTTGCAGATGTTGTCAATTCTAGTGATGAACAAAATGGAATCATTTTGCAAGGCCAGGTTCCATTGAAGGATAATAATTCTTCACCTAACCAACCCCAAGAGAGTAGTTCACAACCTTCTCCACCCGTGATGCCATCTGAAACTCTGTTGCATCAAGAAGGGGAAAGTAGAGGAGCGGAAATTAACTCTGATCAGACGAATGGAAATTTGGATCCCCAACAAACTGCTCAAGGTCAAATTGCGAATGGACAGTGTAATGAGAGCCGATCTGATAGTGATGGCCATTCAGGCCAATCTTCAGGGCAAAACTGGAGACCTCCACCTGTAAGCAGTCCTTCAAACGGCTGTCATTCCAACTCGACTTTTGTTCCTTTCGCTAAATCACCTGAGACTGCAGAACAAGATCAGAAGGAACATAATTTTTCAGATATGTCCAGTCCCACTCCAAAACCAAGCAACGGAGACTTAAAAAGTCAGGCTGCTGAAATTAGACAGTTTGTGCCTTCAAATGCTCCTGTTCAGGACGCTGGCCATAGCTGGAGCACTTCTTCTAGTTTAGTGGGTGGTGGGGCACCACTTCCGGAAGTAGGTGGTGACTGGGGTCGATATTCCCCTACTCCAGCTAAACCATCTTCTATAGAGGAATGGGAATCCAGTCTTGTCTCTGCATCTTTTAAACCAAGCGAGATGGATCAGTTTACAGAGCCAACTGAATTTTGTACTTTACCTGATGATTCAGTTTCAGATCTTCTGGCTGAAGTTGAAGCAATGGAGACTCTCACCAGCTTGGCTAACTCAACTTCAATCATGAACTGTCGAAGGGAGTTTACAGAGGGTTCAAAAAACGGTAGTATAAGTTCTGTAGATGGATTTAGCCCAGCACCCGACCCTGGAAAAGGTGATGCTTTGAGCTCCACTGGTGATTTACGGGGTTCCATGGTGGCAGATGAACCACTTGGGGTACGTCAGGGAAATGCTCTTGATTTGAGCTCCACTGGCGATTTACAAGTTTCCATGGAAACAGACAAACCAGTTGGGATATGTCAGGGAAATGCTCTTGATCTACAAAACAGATCTGGTGTACATTCGTCCACAAGCCCTGGAATGGAGGGAGACAGAAAGTACAGTGATGTTTCAG of the Pyrus communis chromosome 1, drPyrComm1.1, whole genome shotgun sequence genome contains:
- the LOC137732946 gene encoding zinc finger CCCH domain-containing protein 44-like, whose translation is MELEQAQLASAFYRPSIQEDGGGGGEPPQPEKVFDRSMPAGEEILAAFQCETIGGGKVAGEAGQMVVVKEEAGKSLGKRRRGRPPSGHPKATAVRKQQDEEEDVCFICFDGGSLVLCDRRGCPKAYHPSCIKRDEAFFKSKAKWNCGWHICSSCQKAAHYWCYTCTYSLCKGCTKGADYQCVRANKGFCGTCMRTIMLIENMQENKEGAQVDFDDKSSWEYLFKVYWILLKGKLSLTLDELIKAKNPSNEAAVMVCKRDSSVELYDGNKTNSGAVNCCADLEAIHSNRSNKKPRTSDKDLSAEKSLGEKGMPLPEDTVWASKELLEFVAHMRNGDISVLSQFEVQALLLEYIKKNNLRDPCQKCQIICDSRLIRLFGKECVGHLEMLKLLEFHFPVKESSKADNISSAGIVNTIASQMEIDGNYDHQTMMGNDKKRKTHKRVDERGPLTNPDAFAAIDVHNINLIYLRRNSMENFFEDIDKLHKKVVGSIVRIRIPSGDQKQDIYRLVQVVGTSKVAEPYKVGTRTTHVKLEILNLNKKEVISIDEISNQEFSQDECKRLRQSIRCGLSKQLTVGEIQEKAMALHAIRVNDCLDAEVLRISHLRDRASEKGRRKELKQCVEKLQLLNSPEERQRRLSEIPEVRPDPTMDPSCESEDSAGAFDKKQDAKVRPRRSGRRGREPFSQPREGDTSSNSRSKGRKNSGRETFGINGRNTTRSQVNLTGLVSFDGNNQSAVESNTLSEVASENSSLPLSIVTNANLCVDDFEADIIWHYQDPTGKVQGPFALMQLRKWSTAGHFPLDHRIWKINENPGDSILLADALNGQYKEPLLPHDSPLLSQGFTVALDDRNNGQDDGRNKSVNPAAVDDKQVEESWNTKQDGQSLHNSGSSELVRTTALADVVNSSDEQNGIILQGQVPLKDNNSSPNQPQESSSQPSPPVMPSETLLHQEGESRGAEINSDQTNGNLDPQQTAQGQIANGQCNESRSDSDGHSGQSSGQNWRPPPVSSPSNGCHSNSTFVPFAKSPETAEQDQKEHNFSDMSSPTPKPSNGDLKSQAAEIRQFVPSNAPVQDAGHSWSTSSSLVGGGAPLPEVGGDWGRYSPTPAKPSSIEEWESSLVSASFKPSEMDQFTEPTEFCTLPDDSVSDLLAEVEAMETLTSLANSTSIMNCRREFTEGSKNGSISSVDGFSPAPDPGKGDALSSTGDLRGSMVADEPLGVRQGNALDLSSTGDLQVSMETDKPVGICQGNALDLQNRSGVHSSTSPGMEGDRKYSDVSVNQFEAGTEIRTTAPSDIASTDNHWNGRSESTGRSWEAVQPVPGNANMGWGGPDQGSVNLGWGGGQGITHGNTSIHPGHQLPARGMWESQPRYGEERFFSPRDRGFQNRDLGIGRGRFGWNRQTLYGNGNGNGGLFRPPPKGQRVCKYYESGHCKKGASCGYLHP